A part of Escherichia marmotae genomic DNA contains:
- a CDS encoding DUF485 domain-containing protein produces the protein MNGTIYQRIEDNAHFRELVEKRQRFATILSIIMLTVYISFILLIAFAPGWLGTPLNPNTSVTRGIPVGVGVIVISFVLTGIYIWRANGEFDRLNNEVLHEVQAS, from the coding sequence ATGAATGGCACTATTTATCAGCGGATAGAAGACAATGCGCATTTCAGGGAGTTAGTCGAAAAACGGCAACGGTTTGCCACCATCCTGTCGATTATTATGCTGACAGTTTATATCAGTTTTATTTTACTGATTGCCTTTGCGCCTGGCTGGCTGGGCACTCCGCTGAATCCGAACACCAGCGTCACACGCGGTATTCCCGTTGGCGTCGGGGTGATTGTGATCTCCTTTGTTCTCACTGGTATCTACATCTGGCGGGCGAACGGCGAATTCGACCGCCTTAATAACGAAGTCCTGCATGAGGTACAAGCGTCATGA